One window of Sinorhizobium fredii NGR234 genomic DNA carries:
- the murD gene encoding UDP-N-acetylmuramoyl-L-alanine--D-glutamate ligase, whose protein sequence is MIPVTTFKGRKVALFGLGGSGLATAEALGAGGAAVTAWDDNPDSVAKAMAAGIATADLRHVDWSAFSAFVLSPGVPLTHPKPHWTVDLAHQAGVEIIGDVELFVRERRAHAPDCPFIAITGTNGKSTTTALIAHILKSSGRDTQLGGNIGRAVLTLDPPKAGRFFVVECSSYQIDLAPTLDPTAGILLNLTPDHLDRHGTMQHYADIKERLVAGSGTAVVGVDDSFSSLIAERVERAGTKVVRISRRHGLADGIYAEGSSLMRAENGTAELFADLGGIQTLRGGHNAQNAAAAVAACLTVGVDRQDIVHGLKTFPGLKHRMQPIAKRDDIVFVNDSKATNADAAAPALSSYERIYWIAGGLPKEGGISSLTPYFPRIVKAYLIGEAAPVFAATLGEAVPYEISGTLDRAVAHAAADAARDHEGPTAVMLSPACASFDQYKNFEVRGDAFVGHVAALEGVTMLI, encoded by the coding sequence ATGATCCCGGTCACCACATTCAAGGGCAGGAAGGTCGCGCTCTTCGGCCTTGGCGGTTCGGGGCTAGCGACGGCCGAGGCGCTGGGCGCGGGCGGCGCTGCAGTCACCGCCTGGGACGATAATCCCGACAGCGTCGCCAAGGCCATGGCCGCAGGTATTGCGACGGCGGATTTGCGCCATGTGGACTGGAGCGCGTTTTCCGCTTTCGTGCTATCGCCGGGCGTACCGCTGACGCATCCGAAGCCGCATTGGACGGTCGATCTCGCCCATCAGGCCGGCGTCGAGATCATCGGCGACGTCGAGCTTTTCGTGCGCGAGCGACGCGCCCATGCCCCGGATTGCCCGTTCATCGCCATTACCGGCACCAACGGCAAGTCGACGACGACGGCGCTGATCGCCCACATCCTGAAGTCCAGCGGACGGGACACCCAGCTTGGCGGCAATATCGGCAGGGCCGTGCTGACGCTAGATCCGCCAAAGGCAGGGCGTTTCTTTGTAGTCGAATGCTCGTCCTACCAGATCGACCTCGCACCGACGCTCGACCCCACGGCCGGCATACTCCTCAACCTGACGCCCGATCATTTGGACCGTCATGGCACCATGCAGCACTACGCCGACATCAAGGAACGATTGGTGGCGGGAAGCGGCACGGCCGTGGTCGGCGTCGACGACAGTTTCTCGAGCCTGATCGCCGAACGGGTGGAGCGGGCCGGAACCAAGGTCGTGCGGATCTCGCGCCGTCATGGCTTGGCCGACGGGATCTATGCCGAGGGTTCGTCTCTCATGCGGGCTGAAAACGGGACAGCTGAGCTGTTCGCCGATCTTGGCGGTATCCAGACGCTGCGGGGCGGCCACAATGCCCAGAATGCGGCGGCGGCCGTTGCCGCCTGCCTTACCGTCGGCGTCGACAGGCAGGACATCGTTCACGGGCTTAAAACCTTTCCGGGACTGAAGCACCGGATGCAGCCAATCGCGAAAAGGGACGACATCGTCTTCGTCAATGACAGCAAGGCGACCAATGCCGATGCGGCGGCGCCTGCGCTTTCAAGTTACGAGCGGATCTACTGGATTGCCGGCGGCCTGCCGAAAGAGGGCGGCATCAGCTCGCTGACGCCGTACTTTCCGAGGATCGTCAAGGCCTACCTGATCGGCGAGGCGGCGCCCGTTTTCGCGGCGACGCTCGGCGAGGCGGTGCCCTACGAGATTTCCGGTACCCTGGATAGAGCTGTCGCGCATGCGGCGGCGGATGCGGCACGGGATCATGAAGGCCCGACCGCCGTAATGCTTTCCCCGGCTTGCGCAAGCTTCGACCAGTACAAGAATTTCGAGGTGCGGGGCGATGCCTTCGTCGGCCATGTGGCGGCGCTCGAAGGCGTGACCATGCTCATCTGA
- the mraY gene encoding phospho-N-acetylmuramoyl-pentapeptide-transferase produces MLIWLVELADHFQFFNLFRYITFRTGAALFTSALIVFLFGPAIISSLRIRQGKGQPIRADGPQTHFKKAGTPTMGGLMILAGIVGSALLWADLSSIYVVSTLLVTLGFGAIGFYDDYLKVTKQSDKGFSGKARLGIEFVIAAIAVFFMMQAAQSAGSAGSTFGSSVTFPFFKDLMLNLGYFFVLFGGFVIVGAGNAVNLTDGLDGLAIVPVMIASAAFGLIAYLAGNAVFANYLQIHFVPGTGELAVILGAVIGAGLGFLWFNAPPAAIFMGDTGSLALGGLIGTVAVATKHEIVMVIIGGLFVIETLSVIIQVFWFKRTGRRVFLMAPIHHHFEKKGWTESQVVIRFWIIAVILAMVGLSTLKLR; encoded by the coding sequence ATGCTGATCTGGCTCGTGGAACTGGCGGACCACTTTCAATTCTTCAATCTCTTCCGCTACATCACTTTCCGCACGGGTGCAGCTCTCTTCACCTCCGCGCTGATCGTGTTCCTGTTCGGGCCGGCCATCATCTCGTCGCTGCGCATCCGCCAGGGCAAGGGTCAGCCGATCCGCGCCGACGGGCCGCAGACGCACTTCAAGAAGGCCGGCACGCCCACCATGGGCGGGCTGATGATCCTTGCCGGCATCGTCGGTTCGGCGCTGCTCTGGGCCGATCTCTCGAGCATCTATGTCGTCTCGACGCTGCTGGTGACGCTCGGCTTCGGTGCAATCGGCTTCTATGACGACTATCTCAAGGTCACCAAGCAGTCGGACAAGGGCTTTTCCGGCAAGGCGCGCCTCGGTATCGAGTTCGTTATCGCAGCGATCGCCGTTTTTTTCATGATGCAGGCGGCGCAGTCCGCCGGCAGCGCGGGATCGACCTTCGGGTCGTCGGTGACCTTCCCGTTCTTCAAGGACCTGATGCTCAACCTCGGCTATTTCTTCGTGCTTTTCGGCGGTTTCGTCATCGTCGGTGCGGGCAATGCCGTGAACCTGACGGACGGTCTCGATGGTCTCGCCATCGTGCCGGTGATGATCGCCTCGGCGGCCTTCGGGCTGATCGCCTATCTTGCCGGTAACGCGGTGTTCGCCAACTACCTGCAGATCCATTTCGTGCCCGGCACCGGCGAACTCGCGGTCATCCTCGGTGCGGTGATCGGCGCCGGTCTCGGCTTCCTCTGGTTCAACGCGCCGCCGGCGGCGATCTTCATGGGCGATACGGGTTCACTGGCCCTTGGCGGCCTGATCGGCACCGTTGCCGTCGCCACCAAGCACGAGATCGTCATGGTGATCATCGGCGGTCTCTTCGTCATAGAAACGCTGTCGGTCATCATCCAGGTCTTCTGGTTCAAGCGCACCGGCCGGCGCGTCTTCCTGATGGCGCCAATCCACCATCACTTCGAGAAGAAGGGCTGGACCGAGAGCCAGGTGGTGATCCGCTTCTGGATCATCGCGGTCATTCTGGCGATGGTCGGTCTTTCGACCCTCAAGCTGCGGTAA
- the mraZ gene encoding division/cell wall cluster transcriptional repressor MraZ — protein sequence MNRFLSHATNRIDAKGRVSVPSAFRAVLLEAGVRELYCFQDFVFPAVSVGGPELLDRFEKQMAAEDPFSDAANQMSLLVHGGGVFVKLDPEGRLMVTDFIRDFTGISTDVTFVGRGDHFQLWEPQAFARAQAEAREGRKQRGLRSE from the coding sequence ATGAACCGCTTCTTGTCACATGCTACGAACCGGATCGATGCCAAGGGGCGGGTTTCCGTGCCTTCGGCGTTTCGTGCCGTGCTTTTGGAGGCGGGTGTTCGGGAGCTATACTGCTTTCAGGACTTCGTCTTTCCGGCGGTGAGCGTCGGTGGGCCGGAGCTTCTGGATCGGTTCGAGAAACAGATGGCCGCCGAGGATCCGTTTTCGGATGCGGCCAACCAGATGTCGCTGCTCGTTCACGGGGGCGGCGTCTTCGTGAAGCTCGACCCGGAGGGCCGGTTGATGGTGACGGATTTCATCCGCGACTTCACCGGCATCTCGACCGACGTGACCTTCGTCGGACGGGGCGATCATTTTCAGCTCTGGGAACCGCAGGCGTTTGCGAGGGCGCAGGCGGAGGCCCGGGAAGGGCGCAAGCAACGGGGGCTGCGTTCAGAATAG
- the ftsL gene encoding cell division protein FtsL, which yields MLRTLDIVLIVVMTGAATVTYTIKHQAENKLEEVRRLDAAIKLEEDTIDLLKADWALLTQPNRLERLVGAFAADLQLAPTPSTQLARPEELPMLKADVPPPEEGKDKKGKGKKDDGIAAVINADNIATGSVAR from the coding sequence ATGCTCAGAACGCTCGATATAGTGCTGATAGTCGTCATGACCGGGGCCGCTACGGTCACCTACACGATCAAGCACCAGGCCGAGAACAAGCTCGAGGAGGTCCGCAGGCTCGACGCCGCGATCAAGCTCGAGGAGGACACGATCGACCTGCTCAAGGCGGATTGGGCGCTGCTGACCCAGCCGAACCGGCTGGAGCGGCTCGTCGGCGCCTTCGCAGCCGACCTGCAACTCGCGCCGACGCCCTCGACGCAACTTGCAAGGCCCGAGGAGCTGCCGATGCTGAAGGCGGATGTGCCGCCTCCGGAGGAAGGCAAGGACAAGAAGGGCAAAGGCAAGAAGGACGACGGCATCGCCGCCGTCATCAATGCCGATAACATCGCAACAGGTTCGGTGGCGCGCTGA
- a CDS encoding UDP-N-acetylmuramoylalanyl-D-glutamyl-2,6-diaminopimelate--D-alanyl-D-alanine ligase, whose protein sequence is MNWLWTCSDLLAAMNGRPVGNLPEGIIGISIDSRTIAKGEAFFAIRGDRVDGHDYAGIALANGASLLVVSEGKLPALGRLIAPMIVVDDVLEAMIRLGCAARDRSAAKVIAVTGSVGKTTTKEMLRHVLSPLGRVHASIASFNNHWGVPLTLARMPETTEFGIFEIGMNHHGEIRPLTAMVRPHVAVVTSIAAAHLGNFASLDEIATAKAEIFEGVVKGGHAVINRDSPQFELLERAAVAAGVSHIHSFGANPKSEYRLIEFAGGAESSGLWAGIGGRTREVTIGAPGRHIAENALAVVAAAQLAGADLDRVLASLATMQPEKGRGLRHRLKIGGGHLTLIDESYNANPASMRAAISLLRAAEPPAGGRRIAILGDMLEMGEHAAAVHAALAEPIVEAGITDVWLAGPDIAHLRDALPGEVSVVHREAVGDLTSYALGAVAAGDVVMVKSSKGTGCAKIVQALLDAYPEEMAEAGEV, encoded by the coding sequence TTGAACTGGCTCTGGACATGCAGCGATCTGCTGGCGGCCATGAACGGCCGCCCGGTCGGCAATCTCCCCGAAGGGATCATCGGCATCTCGATCGACAGCCGCACGATCGCCAAGGGCGAGGCCTTTTTCGCGATCAGGGGTGATCGCGTCGATGGCCACGACTATGCCGGCATCGCACTTGCCAACGGAGCCTCGCTGCTCGTCGTCAGCGAAGGAAAGCTTCCGGCGCTCGGGCGGTTGATTGCGCCGATGATCGTCGTCGACGATGTCCTGGAGGCGATGATCCGCCTCGGTTGCGCGGCGCGCGACCGCAGCGCCGCGAAAGTCATCGCCGTCACCGGCTCGGTCGGCAAGACGACGACGAAGGAGATGCTGAGGCATGTCCTGTCGCCGCTTGGACGTGTCCACGCCTCGATCGCATCGTTCAACAATCATTGGGGGGTGCCGCTGACGCTGGCGCGCATGCCGGAGACGACCGAGTTCGGCATTTTCGAGATCGGCATGAACCATCACGGCGAGATCCGGCCGCTGACCGCGATGGTGCGTCCGCATGTGGCCGTCGTCACCAGCATTGCCGCTGCCCATCTCGGCAATTTCGCCAGTCTCGACGAAATCGCCACGGCGAAGGCGGAGATTTTCGAGGGGGTCGTCAAGGGTGGACATGCGGTCATCAACCGCGACAGCCCGCAGTTTGAACTTCTCGAGAGGGCAGCTGTGGCGGCGGGCGTCAGCCACATTCACTCCTTCGGCGCCAACCCCAAATCCGAGTATCGGCTGATCGAGTTCGCCGGAGGAGCCGAGAGTTCCGGTCTATGGGCCGGAATTGGCGGCAGGACGCGGGAGGTGACGATCGGCGCGCCGGGGCGGCATATCGCCGAGAATGCCCTGGCGGTGGTTGCCGCTGCGCAACTCGCCGGCGCGGATCTCGACCGTGTGCTTGCCTCGCTTGCCACCATGCAGCCGGAGAAGGGAAGGGGATTGCGACACCGTCTGAAGATCGGTGGCGGCCACCTGACACTGATCGACGAAAGCTACAATGCCAACCCGGCGTCGATGCGGGCGGCGATCTCCCTCCTGCGCGCCGCCGAGCCGCCGGCCGGCGGTCGCCGTATCGCGATTCTTGGCGACATGCTGGAGATGGGCGAGCATGCGGCGGCTGTCCACGCCGCCCTGGCGGAGCCGATCGTGGAGGCTGGCATTACCGACGTCTGGCTGGCCGGTCCCGATATAGCACATCTGCGTGACGCGTTGCCGGGCGAGGTCTCGGTCGTCCACCGCGAGGCGGTCGGCGATCTCACCTCCTACGCGCTCGGCGCGGTTGCTGCCGGTGATGTGGTGATGGTCAAATCATCGAAGGGCACCGGCTGCGCCAAGATCGTTCAGGCTCTTCTCGATGCCTATCCCGAAGAGATGGCCGAAGCCGGCGAAGTATAA
- the rsmH gene encoding 16S rRNA (cytosine(1402)-N(4))-methyltransferase RsmH translates to MVTDQGDRASEADGGPVRHIPVMLAEVLAALEPAPGKVILDGTFGAGGYTSAILDAGADVIALDRDPTAIAAGQPMVAAAGGRLRLIHSRFSELADHVPEGGLDGIVFDIGVSSMQIDEAERGFSFQKKGPLDMRMSAAGVSAADVVNRAKVSDLIRIFGFLGEEKQAGRIARAIEKRRAEAPFETTRNLANLIETVTPRKAKDKIHPATRVFQALRIFVNDELGELANALFAAERVLKPGGRLVVVTFHSLEDRIVKTFFQDRSGKAGGSRHLPLVTARDATFTPVGKPMVAASEDEASRNPRARSAKLRAGVRTPAASPGNDLSIFNLPELASLARLGG, encoded by the coding sequence ATGGTGACGGATCAAGGCGACAGAGCTTCTGAAGCCGATGGCGGACCGGTTCGTCACATTCCCGTCATGCTCGCCGAGGTGCTGGCGGCTCTCGAGCCGGCGCCCGGCAAGGTCATCCTCGACGGAACCTTTGGTGCCGGAGGCTACACGAGCGCGATCCTGGATGCGGGTGCCGACGTCATTGCGCTCGACCGAGATCCGACGGCGATCGCCGCGGGCCAGCCAATGGTTGCCGCTGCCGGAGGCAGGCTCAGGCTTATTCATTCGCGCTTTTCCGAGCTGGCGGATCATGTGCCGGAAGGCGGCCTCGACGGCATCGTGTTCGATATCGGCGTCTCGTCGATGCAGATCGACGAGGCGGAGCGCGGCTTCTCCTTCCAGAAGAAGGGGCCGCTCGACATGCGCATGTCGGCAGCCGGCGTCTCCGCCGCCGATGTCGTCAACCGGGCAAAGGTGTCGGATCTCATCCGCATCTTCGGCTTCCTCGGCGAGGAGAAGCAGGCGGGACGCATCGCCCGTGCGATCGAGAAGCGCCGCGCCGAGGCGCCTTTCGAAACGACCCGCAATCTCGCGAACCTCATCGAGACGGTGACGCCGCGCAAGGCCAAGGACAAGATCCATCCGGCGACGCGCGTCTTCCAGGCGCTGCGCATTTTTGTCAACGACGAGCTCGGTGAACTCGCCAATGCGCTTTTTGCAGCCGAACGGGTCCTGAAGCCCGGCGGGCGCCTCGTCGTCGTCACCTTTCATTCTCTCGAGGACCGGATCGTCAAGACATTCTTCCAGGATCGCTCGGGCAAGGCGGGTGGCTCACGTCACCTTCCACTTGTCACTGCACGGGACGCAACCTTCACGCCAGTCGGCAAGCCTATGGTTGCGGCCAGCGAGGACGAAGCGTCCCGCAATCCGCGCGCCCGGTCGGCGAAACTGAGAGCCGGTGTCCGCACACCGGCTGCGTCGCCGGGAAACGATCTGTCGATTTTCAATCTGCCGGAGCTGGCGAGCCTTGCCAGACTAGGGGGCTAA
- a CDS encoding UDP-N-acetylmuramoyl-L-alanyl-D-glutamate--2,6-diaminopimelate ligase, translating into MKIRDLAGTNFPELSAQLQGNAAEIDIAGITADSRQVKPGDLFVAVAGTKANGSAYIADALSRGAAAVIVAEGSGADAGAPVFELSEPRRFLAQAAARLFGRQPETMVAVTGTAGKTSVASFTRQIWAHSGLAAAMIGTTGVTAPGRNDYGSLTTPDPVSLHKLLAELADEGVTHAAMEASSHGLDQSRLDGVRLAAAAFTNLGRDHMDYHPTVEHYMASKMRLFGALLPKGSPAVIFADDQWSAEAIAAARKAGHDVRTVGRNGDFISLKRVEHFRHKQSAEVHVGDDIFEIHVPLAGDFQVANALVAAGLAMSTGIEAKVAFSALEKLQGASGRLELVGQTKDGALAYVDYAHKPDALENVLESVRPFTTGRVIIVFGCGGDRDKGKRPIMGQIAARLADVVIVTDDNPRSEIPETIRSEIMAGAKGATEIADRAEAIRTAVGMLKAGDTLIVAGKGHEEGQTIGSVTLPFSDHAEVRKGLGGL; encoded by the coding sequence ATGAAGATCAGGGACCTGGCGGGAACGAATTTCCCGGAACTTTCGGCGCAACTGCAGGGCAATGCCGCGGAGATCGATATTGCCGGCATTACGGCCGACAGCCGGCAGGTCAAGCCGGGCGATCTCTTCGTCGCCGTCGCCGGCACGAAGGCGAACGGCAGCGCCTACATTGCCGACGCCCTGTCGCGCGGCGCGGCGGCGGTGATTGTTGCAGAGGGGTCTGGCGCGGACGCCGGCGCACCGGTTTTCGAGCTTTCCGAACCGCGCCGTTTCCTGGCGCAGGCCGCAGCTCGCCTCTTTGGCCGCCAGCCTGAAACGATGGTGGCGGTAACCGGAACTGCGGGGAAGACCTCGGTTGCTTCGTTTACACGCCAGATCTGGGCGCATTCCGGCCTTGCGGCGGCGATGATCGGGACGACCGGCGTTACCGCGCCGGGCCGCAATGACTATGGCTCGCTGACGACCCCGGATCCGGTGTCGTTGCACAAGCTGCTTGCCGAGCTCGCCGATGAGGGCGTGACGCATGCGGCGATGGAGGCTTCCAGTCACGGCCTCGACCAGAGCCGGCTTGACGGGGTTCGGCTCGCAGCTGCCGCCTTCACCAATCTCGGTCGCGACCATATGGACTACCATCCGACCGTCGAGCACTACATGGCCTCGAAGATGCGCCTTTTCGGAGCGCTCCTGCCGAAGGGCTCGCCGGCGGTTATCTTCGCCGACGACCAATGGTCGGCCGAAGCGATTGCCGCGGCCCGCAAGGCCGGACACGACGTGCGCACCGTCGGGCGCAATGGCGATTTCATCAGCTTGAAGCGGGTCGAGCATTTCCGTCACAAGCAGTCGGCCGAGGTCCATGTCGGCGATGACATCTTCGAAATCCACGTGCCGCTCGCCGGCGATTTCCAGGTGGCCAATGCGCTGGTCGCCGCCGGCCTTGCCATGTCCACGGGGATTGAGGCCAAGGTCGCCTTTTCGGCGCTCGAAAAGCTGCAGGGCGCCTCCGGCCGGCTGGAACTGGTCGGACAGACGAAGGACGGCGCGCTTGCGTATGTGGACTATGCCCACAAACCCGACGCGCTCGAAAATGTGCTCGAATCGGTGCGCCCGTTCACCACCGGCCGTGTCATCATCGTCTTCGGCTGCGGCGGCGACCGGGATAAGGGCAAGCGGCCGATCATGGGCCAAATTGCCGCCCGGCTCGCCGATGTCGTGATCGTCACCGACGATAATCCGCGCTCGGAAATCCCCGAAACGATCCGCTCGGAGATCATGGCCGGTGCCAAGGGGGCCACCGAAATCGCCGATCGGGCTGAGGCGATACGGACCGCCGTCGGCATGCTGAAGGCCGGCGACACGCTGATCGTTGCCGGCAAGGGGCACGAGGAGGGGCAGACGATCGGCTCCGTGACGCTGCCATTCTCCGATCACGCGGAAGTCCGTAAGGGGCTGGGAGGGCTGTAA
- a CDS encoding peptidoglycan D,D-transpeptidase FtsI family protein: MSFLSRIMVLKSKAHFSAGGNNRPGEAGVNVTFQGTRKKNASQARSRVAIVIASFGIAYAVIGGRLVQYGVAQPETVSSIGRADNLMASRPDILDRNGEILATDIRTVSLYAEPHKIVDADEAVERLATVLPDLNAREIYNKLKSNSRFQWLRRQLTPKQQSEILALGIPGIGFRPEKRRFYPGGPTAAHILGHVNIDNRGVAGMERYIDSQGLADLAAIGMTSDAKLEPVKLSIDVRVQNIVRDVIDSGMKNYQAIAAGAVVMDVHTGEVLAMASVPDYDPNKPAEGAEEGWMNRMSNGTFEMGSTFKTFTIAMGLDSGKVTLNSSFDATAPIRIGGFTIKDFHGKRRVLTVPEIFQYSSNIGTAKVADLVGIPGHKEFLTRLGLLSKLPTELPEVKTPTQPREWKKINSITISFGHGVSTTPLQTAVAGAALVNGGKLIPPTFLPRTEEAANELATAVVKKSTSDDMRFLLRWNGIAGSGKRALVPGFNVGGKTGTADKVVNGRYVNDQNFNAFLAAFPIDDPKYIVLTFIDAPKTGEGGGRTAGSNAAPMVRDIISRSAPLLGVEPKFGEDGSALLVSY, translated from the coding sequence ATGTCGTTTCTCTCCCGTATCATGGTGCTGAAGAGCAAGGCGCATTTCTCTGCCGGCGGCAACAACCGCCCCGGAGAGGCGGGCGTCAACGTGACCTTCCAAGGGACGCGCAAGAAGAACGCCAGCCAGGCGAGAAGCCGCGTTGCGATCGTCATCGCCAGCTTCGGCATCGCCTATGCGGTGATCGGCGGCCGGCTGGTCCAATACGGTGTGGCGCAGCCGGAGACGGTGTCGTCGATCGGGCGCGCCGACAACCTGATGGCCTCGCGCCCCGACATCCTCGATCGCAACGGTGAGATTCTCGCGACCGACATCCGCACCGTGTCGCTCTATGCCGAGCCGCACAAGATCGTCGACGCGGACGAGGCGGTGGAGCGACTGGCAACGGTTCTGCCCGACCTCAACGCGCGCGAGATCTACAACAAGCTCAAATCGAACTCGCGTTTCCAGTGGCTGCGTCGGCAATTGACGCCGAAGCAGCAGAGCGAAATCCTGGCACTCGGCATTCCGGGTATCGGCTTCCGTCCCGAGAAGCGGCGCTTCTATCCCGGCGGGCCGACGGCCGCCCATATCCTCGGCCACGTCAACATCGACAACCGCGGCGTTGCCGGCATGGAGCGCTATATCGACAGCCAGGGGCTTGCCGATCTGGCGGCCATCGGCATGACCAGCGACGCCAAGCTCGAGCCGGTCAAGCTCTCGATCGACGTACGCGTCCAGAACATCGTCCGCGACGTCATCGATTCCGGCATGAAGAACTATCAGGCGATCGCCGCCGGTGCCGTGGTCATGGATGTCCACACCGGCGAGGTGCTGGCGATGGCATCCGTGCCTGATTACGATCCGAACAAGCCCGCCGAAGGCGCCGAAGAGGGCTGGATGAACCGCATGTCGAACGGCACGTTCGAGATGGGCTCCACCTTCAAGACCTTCACCATCGCCATGGGTCTCGATTCCGGCAAGGTAACACTCAACAGCAGTTTCGATGCGACGGCGCCGATCCGCATCGGCGGCTTCACCATCAAGGACTTTCATGGCAAGCGGCGGGTTCTGACCGTGCCGGAAATCTTCCAGTATTCCTCGAACATCGGCACCGCGAAGGTTGCCGACCTCGTCGGCATCCCCGGGCACAAGGAATTCCTCACCCGCCTCGGGTTGCTTTCCAAGCTGCCGACCGAACTGCCGGAGGTCAAAACGCCGACCCAGCCGCGCGAATGGAAGAAGATCAACTCGATCACCATTTCCTTCGGCCACGGCGTCTCGACCACGCCGCTGCAGACGGCAGTCGCCGGCGCGGCCCTCGTCAATGGCGGCAAGCTCATCCCGCCGACCTTCCTGCCGCGCACGGAGGAAGCGGCCAACGAGCTTGCGACCGCGGTCGTCAAGAAGAGCACGAGCGACGACATGCGGTTCCTGCTCCGCTGGAACGGCATTGCCGGCTCGGGCAAGCGGGCGCTGGTGCCGGGCTTCAACGTCGGCGGCAAGACCGGCACGGCCGACAAGGTCGTCAACGGCCGCTACGTCAACGATCAGAACTTCAATGCCTTTCTGGCTGCCTTCCCGATCGACGATCCGAAATACATCGTCCTGACCTTCATCGACGCGCCCAAGACCGGCGAGGGCGGCGGGCGTACCGCCGGTTCCAACGCCGCGCCGATGGTGCGCGACATCATCAGCCGCTCGGCGCCGCTGCTCGGCGTCGAACCGAAATTCGGAGAAGACGGTTCTGCCTTGCTTGTGTCTTATTGA
- the ftsW gene encoding putative lipid II flippase FtsW: MVSRAERGPVADWFWTIDRFFLATFILLMGVGFMLSFAASPPVAERLGLDSFHFVKRHAVFLLPSLVVMVGISFLSPRQVRRAAIILLGASLGMMVLVLFVGEEVKGSLRWISIAGISIQPSEFMKPAFVVVCAWLFAEHAKQPEIPGNLLSILLFGIVGALLVAQPDLGQTILTAAVWGGMFFMAGMPWLWIVVLAGAAAGGFFVAYTMLPHVAGRIDRFMTGEGDTFQVDTARDAIIRGDWFGRGPGEGIVKRIIPDSHTDFVFSVAAEEFGIVFCMVIVLIFAFLVMRGLNHAFRERNDFNRFAVAGLVLQIGIQSMINIGVNLELLPAKGMTLPLISYGGSSMVAICVTAGFVLALTRHRPEKRAVERSLFRSGVGVPAE; this comes from the coding sequence ATGGTAAGCCGAGCCGAACGTGGCCCCGTGGCCGACTGGTTCTGGACGATAGACAGGTTCTTCCTGGCGACCTTCATCCTCCTGATGGGCGTCGGCTTCATGCTTTCCTTCGCGGCCAGTCCTCCGGTCGCCGAGCGGCTCGGGCTCGACAGCTTCCACTTCGTCAAGCGTCACGCGGTCTTCCTCTTGCCCTCGCTGGTGGTGATGGTGGGCATATCCTTCCTGTCGCCGCGACAGGTCAGGCGCGCGGCGATCATCCTGCTCGGTGCATCGCTCGGCATGATGGTGCTCGTCCTCTTCGTCGGCGAGGAGGTCAAGGGCTCGCTTCGGTGGATTTCGATCGCCGGCATCTCGATCCAGCCGTCCGAATTCATGAAGCCCGCCTTCGTCGTCGTCTGCGCCTGGCTCTTTGCCGAGCACGCCAAGCAGCCGGAAATTCCCGGCAACCTGCTGTCGATCCTGCTCTTCGGCATCGTCGGTGCGCTGCTCGTTGCCCAGCCTGACCTTGGCCAGACGATCCTCACGGCCGCAGTCTGGGGCGGCATGTTCTTCATGGCCGGCATGCCCTGGCTGTGGATCGTCGTGCTGGCCGGGGCGGCCGCGGGTGGCTTCTTCGTCGCCTATACGATGCTGCCGCACGTTGCCGGTCGTATCGACCGGTTCATGACCGGCGAGGGCGACACGTTCCAGGTGGATACGGCGCGCGACGCCATCATCCGCGGCGACTGGTTCGGCCGCGGCCCGGGCGAGGGGATCGTCAAGCGCATCATTCCGGACAGCCACACCGACTTCGTCTTCTCGGTGGCGGCGGAGGAGTTCGGCATCGTGTTCTGCATGGTCATCGTGCTGATCTTCGCTTTCCTGGTGATGCGCGGCCTCAACCATGCTTTCCGCGAACGCAACGATTTTAACCGCTTTGCCGTCGCCGGACTGGTCCTGCAGATCGGCATCCAGTCGATGATCAATATCGGCGTGAATCTCGAACTGCTCCCCGCCAAGGGCATGACGCTGCCGCTGATTTCCTATGGTGGCTCGTCGATGGTGGCGATCTGCGTGACCGCCGGCTTCGTTCTGGCGCTCACCCGGCATCGGCCGGAGAAACGCGCGGTGGAGCGCAGCCTCTTTCGATCCGGCGTCGGCGTGCCGGCGGAGTAA